The following are from one region of the Streptomyces decoyicus genome:
- a CDS encoding DUF6531 domain-containing protein — protein MARPAVSEWESVFGFSDDPTPGDAEVLGQLARSYRSVADNAGDALPLVSGLENQQVGEGKTMEKLRDKLGDLAQQVRKLHSSYDQAAGALDTYVHSLRDQQRNADNALAKGREAKERLESATDVVRAAGADIGRLDTVTHPPDDHEARASTRRALDEAHSNQSTAQGHADDAQADLDAARLLAEDARQVREEDASTAAQKLDDAKGESVAGYSLWDKIKKALSTAFGIISAVLGVLAMLVPGLQGVGIALTIGAVVAGAASLGINMSIMAETGDWDIAEIVLGVVGMVGGGAAALKGIGGLGSALKGVKPASIKPPNIRTSSRGLSSRTCKTDPVDVASGEMLLTQTDLTLPGVLPLAVSRTHLSTYRYGQFFGPSWASTLDERLEIDGQGRVFWAREDGSILTYPSLPSAESDEPVWPEEGPRLPLTCGGTDATGGGSYLVSDPHTGLVQTFTDHPDDENGLYWLTRWHDRNGNEVTVSRLEDGTPTTLVHSGGYRVDVRCIAGLLTGLSVSTPQGPVDVMSYEHDVDGNLTHVVNSSGRPLVFGYDDESRIASWTDRNGSTYRYVYDDANRVTETIGPDGYLSSQWSYDPAESRTHYTDACGATTVYQLNDLHQVVAETDPLGHTVHSEWDRYDHLLARTDALANTTRFEYDAAGDLTVIERADGSRSTAAYNGLHLPVSSTGHDGVTWQQEFDERGNLTAVIGPEGVTNRFTHHPTGAVATSTDLSGATVTYEVDGAGLPTSVTDASGRTATVERDAFGRPTTVTDPLGAISSSAWTVEGLLARRTGPDGRSEQLTWDGEGNCLTRTDAAGGTTRYEYTHFDKVAARTTPDGVRHAFAYDPELRLAQVTNPQGLTWDYAYDRAGNLIAESDFDDREISYTHDVSGRLVSRRTPLGEEIAYTYDALGRLTSKDAAGVRTKYAYDAAGALIRAASPTSALTFERDLVGRLLSETVDDRTTRYAYDLLGRRVSRTTPTGAFTELTYDEAGNRSALTTDGRRLEFTHDAAGHELTRVLRSHAAPVTMSTSWDMAGRPVAHGLVGRGETLRARRYGYRPDNHLASITDEATGTSRQMELDPVGRPLAVTADGWTESYAYDQAGNQTSATWPEKAGRAEARGERTYTGTRIQAAGGVRYEHDAAGRMVLRQKRRPSKKPDTWRYAWDAEDRLTACTTPDGTRWHYTYDPMGRRTAKYRMAEDGSVAEAVHFTWDGTSLAEQTDSTTGVILTWDHEDHRPLTQLERRPRTQEEYDSRFFAIVTDLVGTPTELVDEQGDIAWRSRTTLWGTTARNRDATAVTPLRFPGQYEDPETGLYYNYFRHYDPETGRYASPDPLGLDPAPNPVAYVDNPHTATDFLGLAPDCHVDLFHGTNKNAAANIRRDGVNTSFSTRPMDFGNGFYTTRDFAQASTWAAKNGKNAEVLHFRVPRAEFDSLNSKTFKGPSGALDDFVYYYRGGGKDLPHQMVEGPMLANPKAFMNWENGKWFGNQVVFFGKDAGELLTRSLQ, from the coding sequence ATGGCGCGTCCAGCGGTGTCCGAGTGGGAGTCGGTCTTCGGGTTCTCGGACGACCCGACTCCGGGTGATGCGGAGGTGCTCGGACAGCTCGCGAGGAGCTATCGCTCCGTAGCCGACAACGCGGGCGACGCCCTTCCCCTCGTCTCCGGGCTGGAGAACCAGCAGGTGGGCGAGGGCAAGACCATGGAAAAGCTCCGCGACAAGCTCGGCGACCTGGCCCAGCAGGTGCGCAAGCTGCACAGCTCCTACGACCAGGCGGCCGGCGCCCTGGACACGTACGTCCACTCGCTGCGCGACCAGCAGCGGAATGCCGACAACGCACTGGCGAAGGGACGGGAGGCCAAGGAACGGCTGGAGTCGGCCACCGACGTGGTGCGAGCGGCCGGTGCCGACATCGGACGGCTGGACACGGTCACCCACCCCCCGGACGACCACGAGGCACGGGCGAGCACCCGGCGCGCGCTGGACGAGGCCCACAGCAATCAGTCCACGGCACAGGGGCACGCCGACGACGCGCAAGCGGATCTCGACGCCGCCCGGCTGCTCGCCGAGGACGCGCGGCAGGTGCGCGAGGAGGACGCCTCCACCGCGGCGCAGAAGCTCGACGACGCGAAGGGCGAATCGGTCGCGGGCTACAGCCTGTGGGACAAGATCAAGAAAGCGCTGAGTACGGCCTTCGGCATCATCAGCGCGGTGCTGGGCGTCCTGGCCATGCTGGTGCCCGGCCTGCAGGGTGTGGGCATCGCGCTCACGATCGGCGCCGTCGTGGCCGGTGCGGCGTCGCTGGGCATCAACATGTCGATCATGGCGGAGACCGGCGACTGGGACATCGCCGAGATCGTGCTCGGCGTCGTGGGCATGGTCGGGGGCGGAGCCGCGGCCCTCAAGGGCATCGGGGGGCTCGGCTCGGCTCTCAAGGGGGTCAAGCCCGCCTCGATCAAGCCGCCCAACATCCGTACCAGCAGCCGGGGTCTGAGCAGCCGCACCTGCAAGACCGACCCGGTCGATGTGGCCAGCGGTGAAATGCTGCTGACGCAGACCGATCTGACGCTGCCCGGCGTCCTGCCGCTGGCGGTCTCCCGTACGCATCTGTCGACCTACCGCTACGGCCAGTTCTTCGGCCCCTCCTGGGCCTCCACCCTCGACGAACGCCTGGAGATCGACGGCCAGGGGCGGGTGTTTTGGGCCCGCGAGGACGGCTCGATCCTGACCTACCCGAGCCTTCCCAGCGCCGAGTCCGACGAGCCGGTGTGGCCCGAGGAAGGCCCTCGTCTGCCGCTGACCTGTGGGGGAACGGACGCCACGGGCGGGGGCAGCTACCTCGTCTCCGACCCTCACACGGGCCTCGTCCAGACCTTCACGGACCATCCCGACGACGAGAACGGCCTGTACTGGCTGACCCGTTGGCACGACCGCAACGGCAACGAGGTCACCGTCTCCCGCCTGGAGGACGGCACCCCGACCACACTGGTCCACTCCGGCGGCTACCGCGTCGACGTCCGCTGCATCGCGGGCCTGCTGACCGGTCTTTCGGTCTCCACGCCGCAGGGTCCGGTCGACGTCATGTCCTACGAACATGACGTGGACGGCAACCTCACGCACGTGGTGAACTCGTCGGGCCGGCCGCTGGTGTTCGGCTATGACGACGAGTCCCGCATCGCCTCCTGGACGGACCGGAACGGCTCCACCTACCGCTACGTCTACGACGACGCCAACCGCGTCACCGAGACCATCGGCCCCGACGGTTACCTCTCCTCGCAGTGGTCCTACGACCCCGCCGAGAGCCGGACGCACTACACCGACGCCTGCGGCGCCACGACGGTCTACCAGCTCAACGACCTGCATCAGGTCGTCGCTGAGACCGACCCGCTGGGCCACACCGTCCACTCCGAGTGGGACCGCTACGACCACCTGTTGGCCCGCACCGACGCCCTCGCCAACACCACCCGCTTCGAGTACGACGCGGCCGGCGACCTCACCGTCATCGAGCGTGCGGACGGCAGCCGGTCCACAGCGGCCTACAACGGACTGCACCTCCCCGTCTCCTCGACGGGCCACGACGGGGTGACGTGGCAGCAGGAGTTCGACGAGCGGGGCAACCTGACCGCCGTCATCGGCCCGGAAGGCGTCACGAACCGATTCACCCACCACCCCACCGGGGCGGTCGCCACCAGCACGGACCTGTCAGGGGCGACGGTGACCTACGAGGTCGACGGCGCGGGCCTGCCGACATCCGTCACCGATGCGTCCGGCCGCACCGCCACGGTGGAACGGGACGCGTTCGGCCGTCCCACGACCGTCACCGACCCGCTGGGCGCGATCAGCAGCTCGGCGTGGACCGTCGAGGGGCTTCTCGCGCGGCGCACCGGCCCCGACGGCCGGAGCGAGCAGCTGACCTGGGACGGGGAGGGCAACTGCCTCACCCGGACCGACGCAGCGGGCGGCACCACCCGCTACGAGTACACCCACTTCGACAAGGTGGCCGCCCGGACCACGCCGGACGGCGTCCGCCACGCCTTCGCCTACGACCCCGAGCTCCGCCTCGCCCAGGTCACCAACCCGCAGGGGCTGACCTGGGATTACGCCTACGACCGCGCAGGTAACCTGATAGCGGAGTCCGACTTCGACGACCGCGAGATCTCGTACACCCACGACGTGTCGGGCCGTCTGGTCAGCCGCAGGACGCCACTGGGCGAGGAGATCGCGTACACGTACGACGCCCTCGGCCGGCTGACGTCCAAGGACGCGGCCGGTGTCCGCACGAAGTACGCCTACGACGCAGCGGGCGCCCTCATCCGCGCGGCCTCCCCCACCTCCGCTCTCACTTTCGAGCGGGACCTGGTGGGCCGCCTCCTGTCGGAGACGGTCGATGACCGCACCACCCGTTACGCCTACGACCTCCTGGGACGACGCGTCTCCCGCACGACTCCGACGGGCGCGTTCACCGAGCTCACGTACGACGAGGCGGGCAATCGCAGTGCGCTGACGACGGACGGCCGGCGTCTGGAGTTCACCCACGACGCGGCGGGTCATGAACTGACCCGGGTCCTGCGTTCCCATGCCGCGCCGGTGACGATGTCCACCTCGTGGGACATGGCGGGCCGCCCGGTGGCCCACGGCCTCGTGGGCCGGGGCGAGACGCTGCGTGCCCGCAGGTACGGCTACCGTCCCGACAACCACCTGGCCTCCATCACCGACGAGGCGACCGGCACCAGCCGGCAGATGGAACTGGACCCGGTCGGACGCCCGCTGGCGGTCACCGCCGACGGCTGGACCGAGTCCTACGCCTACGACCAGGCGGGCAACCAGACATCGGCGACCTGGCCGGAGAAGGCCGGCCGCGCCGAGGCCCGCGGCGAACGCACCTACACCGGCACCCGCATCCAGGCGGCGGGAGGAGTGCGGTACGAGCACGACGCCGCGGGCCGCATGGTGCTGCGCCAGAAGCGGCGTCCGTCGAAGAAGCCCGACACCTGGCGCTACGCATGGGACGCCGAGGACCGACTCACCGCCTGCACGACCCCCGACGGCACCCGCTGGCACTACACGTACGACCCGATGGGACGTCGTACCGCCAAGTACCGCATGGCCGAGGACGGTTCGGTGGCCGAGGCCGTCCACTTCACCTGGGACGGCACCAGCCTCGCCGAGCAGACCGACAGCACCACCGGCGTCATCCTCACCTGGGACCACGAGGACCACCGGCCCCTGACACAGCTGGAGCGCAGGCCGAGGACGCAGGAGGAGTACGACTCCCGCTTCTTCGCCATCGTCACGGACCTGGTGGGCACGCCCACCGAGCTCGTCGACGAACAGGGCGACATCGCCTGGCGTTCCCGTACCACCCTCTGGGGCACCACCGCCCGCAACCGGGACGCCACGGCCGTCACCCCGCTCCGCTTCCCCGGCCAGTACGAGGACCCCGAAACCGGCCTCTACTACAACTACTTCCGCCACTACGACCCCGAGACGGGACGCTACGCGTCACCGGACCCGCTGGGGCTGGACCCGGCGCCCAACCCCGTCGCCTACGTCGACAACCCCCATACGGCGACCGACTTCCTGGGCTTGGCGCCCGACTGTCACGTGGATCTGTTCCACGGGACCAACAAGAATGCCGCCGCGAATATCCGACGAGATGGCGTCAACACCAGCTTCAGCACTCGTCCCATGGACTTCGGAAACGGTTTCTACACCACGCGGGACTTCGCGCAAGCATCGACTTGGGCAGCCAAGAACGGCAAAAATGCCGAGGTTCTCCACTTCCGTGTCCCCCGGGCGGAGTTCGATTCCCTCAATTCGAAGACGTTCAAGGGCCCGAGCGGGGCGCTCGATGATTTCGTCTACTACTACCGCGGTGGCGGAAAGGACCTGCCCCACCAGATGGTGGAGGGCCCGATGCTGGCAAACCCCAAGGCTTTCATGAACTGGGAAAACGGGAAGTGGTTCGGGAATCAGGTGGTGTTCTTCGGGAAGGACGCAGGGGAGCTCCTCACCAGGAGCCTCCAGTGA
- a CDS encoding FtsK/SpoIIIE domain-containing protein encodes MLTVVEGDGDAFDVHLDADPDTPVGAVAEALAGAGGVHRPPEGLGLYAGDRLLPADLRLRDSPLRHAAIVGLGRPAGTASAEPDGLVEVRAVGGTGAGAVHRLDIGEYRIGLAHDGTAQVLRAVPARPFAVLTVGPQGRCRVAPDASAPDGGTLQLDREDLAAATAWPAGAQLLVGGCLLELALPQRPDAAVQPSEDGTGWDYNRPPRLRPAENATRFTLPSPPASPAARPLPWLAAAAPLVMAVAGATMLGRPTMLLFGLLSPVVIVGNYLMSRRNGRQSHSGEVAAYEEKKARIEGDAEQALAAERAARRRGFPDPAEVVLTAVGPRHRLWERRTSDADFLELRIGTADLPSDVVLHDPTKDEHRRQDPWTAYDVPVTVPLREHDVLGIAGEGPVARAVARWAVAQAAALHSPRDLQIHLLTTGGPGRDGWSWLRWLPHVRKKSGDTPASIGYGTETCARRVAELTALISERAGREDRRSRTAGPDVLVVLDGARRLRSLPGVAQILRDGPSVGVRAVCLDAEERLLPEECHAVVAEEPGGTVRVGRSGRGTVGGIRPDVVSLDWCRSLARAMGPLRDPGGADEEAAVLPGSARLLDVLALDPPQAAGIRARWTAGGRSTRAAVGVSLDGPFFLDLKRDGPHGLVAGTTGSGKSELLQTLVASLAVANRPDAMTFVLVDYKGGSAFKDCVNLPHTVGMVTDLDAHLVERALVSLTAELTRREHILAAAGAKDIEDYIELLERNPAGHAPMPRLLIVIDEFASMVRDLPDFVKGLVNIAQRGRSLGIHLILATQRPSGVVSSEIRANTNLRIALRVTDSGESQDVINSSEAAGISQGTPGRAYVRLGQNSLVPFQSGRVGGRRPGAAAVSLPAPWAVAVGWERLGEPLPTRPRAAAAPAEVETDLTGLVEAIRGADREMGIPAQHSPWLPPLPEVLVTGELPPPTPSDYDLAPVAYGVVDLPAQQARQALVIDPATLGHLHIIGSPRQGRSQTLRTIAGAMAFAHPADKLHMYGIDCGNGALLPIEGLPHCGAITQRTQPDRVARLLARLNEELGRRQEMLAARGSADLAELRRALPEAERPPHIVLFIDRWEVFDKQLGEYDSGNLLNAVLTLLRDGASVGIHLLMTGDRALFSSRVNGSTEDKLVLKLNEKSEYGQIGITQRNVPDEIPPGRAFRAADKAEVQIALLTPNPEGQAQAGALQQIAEYCREQAAHLPATTRPFRVDTLPDRLTFEEAARFVPARRSSRWALAGVGGDELTALGPDFTVTPTFLVAGPARSGRSTVLSTLALALLTAGTPIVVGAPARSPLRHLAGRPGVLAVFDEAELDPTALETALASAPDGAVVLLDDADLLLKTKAEPVLTQIAKSGAETGRGLVIAGQTDRLSSGFSGWHTEARRNRCGLLLKPQNMSDGELIGVKVPRSRLGATRPGRAILHLGDGVLRTVQVPETELPSAES; translated from the coding sequence ATGTTGACCGTGGTCGAGGGGGACGGTGACGCTTTCGACGTCCACCTCGACGCCGACCCCGACACGCCCGTGGGTGCCGTCGCGGAGGCGCTGGCCGGAGCGGGAGGCGTCCACCGGCCCCCGGAGGGCCTCGGCCTGTACGCCGGCGACCGGCTGCTGCCCGCGGACCTGCGGCTGCGGGACTCGCCGCTCCGCCACGCGGCCATCGTGGGCCTGGGCCGCCCGGCGGGCACCGCGTCGGCCGAACCGGACGGTCTGGTGGAGGTCCGTGCGGTCGGCGGGACCGGGGCGGGCGCGGTGCACCGGCTCGACATCGGCGAGTACCGGATCGGACTGGCACACGACGGGACCGCCCAGGTGCTGCGCGCCGTACCGGCCCGTCCGTTCGCCGTCCTGACGGTGGGCCCCCAAGGACGCTGCCGGGTGGCGCCCGACGCGTCCGCGCCGGACGGCGGCACCCTGCAACTGGACCGCGAGGACCTCGCCGCGGCCACCGCCTGGCCGGCCGGCGCGCAGCTCCTCGTCGGCGGCTGCCTGCTCGAACTCGCCCTCCCGCAGCGGCCGGACGCGGCCGTACAGCCGTCGGAGGACGGCACCGGCTGGGACTACAACCGGCCGCCGCGGCTGCGGCCGGCCGAGAACGCCACCCGTTTCACCCTGCCCTCCCCGCCCGCGTCGCCCGCCGCCCGGCCGCTCCCGTGGCTCGCCGCGGCCGCCCCGCTGGTGATGGCGGTGGCCGGGGCGACGATGCTCGGCCGCCCGACGATGCTGCTGTTCGGGCTGCTCTCGCCGGTCGTGATCGTCGGCAACTATCTGATGAGCCGGCGCAACGGACGTCAGTCCCACTCCGGCGAGGTCGCCGCGTACGAGGAGAAGAAGGCGCGCATCGAGGGCGACGCGGAGCAGGCCCTGGCGGCCGAACGCGCCGCCCGGCGCCGCGGCTTCCCGGACCCGGCCGAGGTCGTCCTGACCGCCGTCGGCCCCCGGCACCGCCTGTGGGAACGCCGCACCTCGGACGCCGACTTCCTGGAACTGCGCATCGGGACCGCCGACCTGCCCTCCGACGTGGTGCTCCACGACCCGACCAAGGACGAACACCGCCGCCAGGACCCGTGGACCGCGTACGACGTCCCGGTGACCGTTCCGCTGCGGGAGCACGACGTCCTGGGGATCGCGGGCGAGGGCCCGGTTGCGCGCGCCGTGGCACGGTGGGCGGTCGCCCAGGCCGCCGCCCTGCACAGCCCCCGTGACCTCCAGATCCACCTGCTGACGACCGGCGGCCCGGGACGCGACGGCTGGTCCTGGCTGCGCTGGCTGCCGCACGTGCGGAAGAAGTCCGGCGACACCCCGGCCAGCATCGGCTACGGCACCGAGACCTGCGCCCGGCGGGTCGCCGAACTGACCGCGCTGATCTCCGAGCGCGCCGGACGGGAGGACCGGCGGAGCCGGACCGCCGGGCCCGATGTGCTAGTCGTCCTCGACGGGGCCCGCAGGCTGCGTTCGCTGCCCGGCGTGGCGCAGATCCTGCGCGACGGGCCGTCCGTCGGCGTCCGCGCGGTCTGCCTGGACGCCGAGGAGCGGCTGCTGCCCGAGGAGTGCCACGCCGTCGTCGCCGAGGAGCCCGGCGGAACCGTGCGTGTGGGACGCTCCGGGAGGGGCACCGTAGGGGGCATCCGGCCCGACGTGGTGTCGCTGGACTGGTGCCGTTCGCTGGCCCGTGCGATGGGCCCGCTGCGGGACCCGGGCGGGGCAGACGAAGAGGCCGCGGTGCTCCCCGGTTCCGCGCGGCTGCTCGACGTACTCGCCCTCGACCCGCCGCAGGCCGCCGGCATCCGGGCGCGCTGGACGGCCGGAGGCCGCTCGACCCGGGCGGCCGTCGGCGTTTCCCTGGACGGCCCGTTCTTCCTGGACCTGAAGCGCGACGGCCCGCACGGGCTGGTCGCCGGCACCACCGGCTCCGGCAAGTCCGAACTCCTCCAGACGCTGGTCGCCTCGCTCGCGGTGGCGAACCGTCCGGACGCGATGACGTTCGTCCTCGTCGACTACAAGGGCGGCTCCGCGTTCAAGGACTGCGTGAACCTGCCGCACACCGTCGGCATGGTCACCGACCTCGACGCCCACCTCGTCGAGCGGGCCCTGGTGTCGCTGACGGCGGAACTCACCCGGCGCGAGCACATCCTCGCCGCGGCCGGCGCCAAGGACATCGAGGACTACATCGAGCTGCTGGAGCGCAACCCGGCGGGCCACGCCCCGATGCCCCGGCTGCTCATCGTCATCGACGAGTTCGCCTCGATGGTGCGCGACCTGCCGGACTTCGTGAAGGGCCTGGTCAACATCGCGCAGCGGGGCCGCAGCCTCGGCATCCACCTGATCCTGGCGACACAGCGCCCCAGCGGCGTCGTCTCCTCGGAGATCCGCGCCAACACCAACCTGCGTATCGCGCTCCGGGTGACGGACTCCGGCGAGAGCCAGGACGTCATCAACTCCTCCGAGGCCGCCGGGATCTCGCAGGGCACCCCCGGCCGTGCGTACGTACGGCTCGGCCAGAACTCCCTCGTGCCGTTCCAGTCCGGACGGGTCGGCGGCCGCAGGCCCGGCGCCGCGGCGGTCTCGCTGCCTGCGCCCTGGGCGGTGGCGGTCGGCTGGGAACGGCTCGGCGAACCGCTCCCGACGCGCCCCCGCGCCGCGGCCGCGCCCGCCGAGGTGGAGACCGACCTCACCGGGCTCGTCGAGGCGATCCGCGGCGCGGACCGGGAGATGGGCATCCCCGCGCAGCACAGCCCCTGGCTGCCGCCGCTGCCCGAGGTCCTCGTCACCGGCGAACTCCCCCCGCCCACGCCCTCGGACTACGATCTGGCGCCCGTCGCGTACGGCGTCGTGGACCTGCCCGCGCAACAGGCCCGGCAGGCCCTGGTGATCGACCCGGCGACGCTCGGACACCTGCACATCATCGGCTCGCCGCGCCAGGGCAGGTCGCAGACGCTGCGCACCATCGCAGGCGCCATGGCCTTCGCCCACCCCGCCGACAAGCTGCACATGTACGGCATCGACTGCGGCAACGGCGCGCTGCTGCCCATCGAGGGCCTGCCGCACTGCGGAGCCATCACCCAGCGCACCCAGCCCGACCGGGTGGCCCGACTCCTCGCCCGCCTCAACGAGGAACTGGGCCGACGTCAGGAGATGCTCGCCGCCCGCGGCAGCGCCGACCTGGCGGAGCTGCGCCGTGCCCTGCCGGAGGCCGAACGTCCCCCGCACATCGTGCTGTTCATCGACCGCTGGGAGGTCTTCGACAAGCAGCTCGGCGAGTACGACTCCGGGAACCTGCTGAACGCCGTGCTCACCCTGCTCCGGGACGGCGCGAGCGTCGGCATCCACCTGCTGATGACCGGCGACCGGGCGCTGTTCTCCAGCCGGGTCAACGGCTCCACCGAGGACAAGCTCGTCCTCAAGCTGAACGAGAAGTCCGAGTACGGGCAGATCGGCATCACCCAGCGCAACGTGCCGGACGAGATCCCGCCGGGCCGCGCCTTCCGCGCCGCCGACAAGGCGGAGGTGCAGATCGCGCTCCTCACGCCGAACCCGGAGGGCCAGGCGCAGGCCGGGGCGCTCCAGCAGATCGCCGAGTACTGCCGCGAACAGGCGGCTCATCTCCCGGCCACCACAAGGCCGTTCCGCGTCGACACCCTGCCGGACAGGCTCACCTTCGAGGAGGCCGCCCGGTTCGTCCCGGCCAGGCGCTCCTCGCGATGGGCGCTGGCCGGCGTCGGCGGCGACGAACTCACCGCGCTGGGGCCGGACTTCACCGTCACCCCGACGTTCCTCGTCGCCGGTCCCGCCCGCTCGGGACGCAGCACCGTCCTGTCGACACTGGCACTGGCGCTGCTCACGGCCGGCACCCCGATCGTGGTCGGGGCCCCCGCCCGCTCGCCGCTGCGGCACCTCGCCGGACGGCCCGGCGTGCTCGCGGTGTTCGACGAGGCCGAGCTCGACCCCACGGCCCTGGAGACGGCACTCGCCTCCGCGCCCGACGGGGCCGTGGTGCTCCTCGACGACGCCGACCTGCTGCTGAAGACGAAGGCCGAGCCCGTCCTCACGCAGATCGCCAAGTCCGGTGCCGAGACCGGCCGCGGCCTGGTGATCGCCGGGCAGACCGACCGGCTCTCCTCCGGCTTCTCCGGCTGGCACACCGAGGCCCGCCGGAACCGGTGCGGACTGCTGCTGAAGCCGCAGAACATGAGCGACGGCGAACTGATCGGCGTCAAGGTGCCCCGCAGCCGCCTGGGCGCGACCCGTCCGGGCCGGGCGATCCTGCACCTGGGGGACGGGGTGCTGCGTACGGTGCAGGTTCCGGAGACGGAGTTGCCGTCGGCCGAGAGCTGA
- a CDS encoding sigma-70 family RNA polymerase sigma factor, translated as MSASASTEDRISRPCTAELRPDEFLRALYQFHGSALLQFAARRLGGDWHRAEDVLQEVAIRAWRHAGELDPTADSARPWLFTVLRNLVIDGHRARQARPPEAGDPELAHLPVSDDVDHILTSQVLIEALQDLRPPQREVLLHVHYLGRSVNQTARVLGVPPGTVKSRTYYAARALRQALHSRGLHAGGQDRAAG; from the coding sequence TTGTCGGCCAGTGCTTCGACCGAAGACCGCATATCCCGCCCCTGCACCGCGGAACTCCGTCCCGACGAGTTCCTCAGAGCCCTCTACCAGTTCCACGGCAGCGCGTTGTTGCAGTTCGCCGCGCGGCGGCTGGGGGGCGACTGGCACCGCGCCGAGGACGTCCTCCAGGAAGTCGCGATACGCGCCTGGCGTCACGCCGGGGAGCTCGACCCGACCGCGGATTCGGCGCGGCCGTGGCTGTTCACTGTGCTGCGCAACCTCGTGATCGACGGTCACCGGGCCCGCCAGGCCAGACCGCCGGAGGCCGGCGACCCGGAACTCGCCCACCTGCCGGTGTCCGACGACGTGGACCACATCCTCACCTCCCAGGTGCTCATCGAGGCGTTGCAGGACCTGCGGCCGCCACAGCGCGAGGTCCTGCTGCACGTGCACTACCTGGGGCGCAGCGTCAACCAGACGGCCAGGGTCCTCGGCGTGCCGCCGGGCACGGTCAAGTCGCGGACGTACTACGCCGCTCGCGCACTGCGGCAGGCGCTGCACAGCCGCGGGCTGCACGCGGGCGGCCAGGACCGGGCCGCCGGATGA
- a CDS encoding LamG domain-containing protein: MTRRWSLITTIAVLTVALAFVVIQLVRGQGAGESGKEQAGGTPAAQSPGADAGSLRGDGWWPLHRSGTAKAGERDAVVSGGTQWADGPEGGALRLDGTSGYADTGSRIDTAGKDYSVAARVRLTPEGMNGLHTALSQDGDRFSTFFLQYSGQDQNFAFSFTGARTVAEKAEQPQAGRWYHLTGTYSRQDHRMRIYVDGRLAGSREASSTVKPTGSVVIGRGKFDGKAADHWKGDVADVHVYDRELTSREVSSLSSREPG, from the coding sequence ATGACGCGCAGATGGTCGCTCATCACCACGATTGCCGTACTGACCGTCGCGCTGGCCTTTGTCGTCATCCAACTGGTGCGCGGCCAGGGGGCCGGGGAGTCCGGGAAGGAGCAGGCCGGGGGGACACCGGCCGCGCAGAGCCCGGGTGCTGACGCCGGGTCGCTGCGCGGCGACGGGTGGTGGCCCCTGCACCGGTCCGGTACCGCGAAGGCGGGTGAGCGCGACGCCGTCGTCAGTGGCGGGACGCAGTGGGCCGACGGCCCCGAGGGCGGCGCCCTGCGGCTGGACGGCACCAGCGGATACGCGGACACCGGTTCCCGGATCGACACCGCCGGCAAGGACTACTCGGTCGCCGCACGGGTGCGGCTCACCCCCGAGGGCATGAACGGATTGCACACCGCCCTGTCCCAGGACGGCGACCGGTTCAGCACGTTCTTCCTCCAGTACTCCGGCCAGGACCAGAACTTCGCGTTCAGTTTCACCGGCGCCCGTACCGTCGCGGAGAAGGCCGAGCAGCCGCAGGCCGGCCGCTGGTACCACCTCACCGGCACGTACAGCCGGCAGGACCACCGGATGCGGATCTACGTGGACGGCCGGCTCGCGGGAAGCAGAGAAGCTTCCAGCACGGTGAAGCCCACCGGCTCTGTGGTGATCGGACGCGGCAAGTTCGACGGCAAGGCGGCCGACCACTGGAAGGGCGATGTCGCCGATGTGCACGTCTACGACCGGGAACTGACATCCCGTGAGGTGAGCTCGCTTTCCTCCCGCGAACCGGGCTGA